A window of the Oncorhynchus mykiss isolate Arlee chromosome 15, USDA_OmykA_1.1, whole genome shotgun sequence genome harbors these coding sequences:
- the LOC110491893 gene encoding beta-2-microglobulin isoform X4, whose translation MKTVLSVVAFCVVLVTINARESPPMVKVYSRNPGEYGKDNTLICHVSVFHPPDISIQLLKNGVEIPDAKQTDLAFEQGWQFHLTKSVGFTPASGEEYTCRVRHLKNLKTYTWESDM comes from the exons ATGAAAACGGTTTTGTCCGTAGTTGCTTTCTGCGTCGTGTTGGTAACCATAAACGCAAGAGAAT ctCCCCCCATGGTGAAGGTGTACAGCCGTAACCCAGGGGAATATGGGAAAGACAACACCCTGATCTGTCACGTGAGTGTCTTCCACCCCCCTGACATCAGCATCCAGCTCCTGAAGAACGGCGTGGAGATCCCCGACGCCAAGCAGACAGACCTGGCCTTCGAACAGGGATGGCAGTTCCACCTCACCAAGAGTGTTGGATTCACACCAGCCAGCGGAGAGGAGTACACCTGCAGAGTCCGCCACCTGAAGAATCTGAAGAcctacacctggg AATCAGATATGTAA